The Lonchura striata isolate bLonStr1 chromosome Z, bLonStr1.mat, whole genome shotgun sequence genome window below encodes:
- the GLDC gene encoding glycine dehydrogenase (decarboxylating), mitochondrial, with amino-acid sequence MQSCGRWWGRLAARGAPHLRAAAGQRRWGGGEAARCIEQLLPRHDDFSRRHIGPREREKREMLRTVGVQSVEELMDKTIPASIRLRRPLRMDDHVCENEILETLYNIAKKNKVWRSYIGMGYYNCSVPQPITRNLLENAGWVTQYTPYQPEVSQGRLESLLNYQTMVCDITGMDVANASLLDEGTAAAEAMQLCHRHNKRRKFYVDARCHPQTIAVVQTRANYTGVITELKLPHEMDFSGKDVSGVLFQYPDTEGKIEDFSELVERAHQNGTLACCATDLLALCILKPPGEFGVDVVLGNSQRFGVPLCYGGPHAAFFAVKENLVRMMPGRMVGVTRDASGKEVYRLALQTREQHIRRDKATSNICTAQALLANMSAMFGIYHGSDGLRHIARRVHNAALILAEGLRRAGHKLHHDLFFDTLTITCGCSVKEVLDRAALRKINFRIYSDGRLGVSLDETVNEKDLDDILWIFGCESSSELIAEGMGEETKGIFSTPFKRTSKFLTHQVFNSYHSETNIVRYMKRLENKDISLVHSMIPLGSCTMKLNSSAELTPITWREFANIHPFVPLDQAQGYQQLFKDLEKDLCEITGYDKISFQPNSGAQGEYTGLAAIKAYLNAKGERHRTVCLIPKSAHGTNPASAQMAGMKIQPIEVDKNGSIDISHLKAMVDKHKENLAAIMITYPSTNGVFEEEIGDVCDLIHKHGGQVYLDGANMNAQVGLCRPGDYGSDVSHLNLHKTFCIPHGGGGPGMGPIGVKKHLAPYLPTHPVIKVQPDKDACPLGTVSAAPWGSSAILPISWVYIKTMGAKGLKHASEIAILNANYMAKRLEKHYKILFRGARGYVAHEFILDTRPFKKTANIEAVDLAKRLQDYGFHAPTMSWPVAGTLMIEPTESEDKAELDRFCDAMISIRQEIAEIEEGRMDPQINPLKMSPHTLNCVTSSKWDRPYSREVAAFPLPFVKPESKFWPTIARIDDIYGDQHLVCTCPPMEAYESPFSEQKRASS; translated from the exons GTGAAAATGAAATACTTGAAACTCTATACAATATTGCAAAGAAGAACAAGGTATGGCGGTCCTATATAGGCATGGGTTATTACAACTGCTCAGTGCCTCAGCCCATCACGCGCAACTTGCTGGAGAATGCAGGATG GGTTACCCAGTATACTCCTTACCAGCCAGAGGtgtcccagggcaggctggagagCCTCCTAAATTACCAGACTATggtgtgtgatatcacaggaaTGGATGTGGCTAACGCATCTTTGCTGGATGAAgggacagctgctgcagaaGCCATGCAATTATGTCACAG ACACAACAAAAGGAGGAAGTTCTATGTAGATGCCCGATGCCACCCTCAAACTATAGCAGTGGTCCAAACTAGAGCAAA ttataCAGGTGTTATTACTGAGCTCAAATTACCCCATGAGATGGATTTCAGTGGAAAGGATGTCAGTGGAGTGTTATTTCAGTATCCAGACACTGAAGGAAAGATTGAAGATTTCTCTGAACTTGTTGAAAGAGCTCATCAGAATGGG ACTCTTGCCTGCTGTGCTACTGACCTTCTGGCCCTCTGTATTCTGAAGCCTCCTGGAGAGTTTGGGGTAGATGTAGTCCTGGGTAACTCCCAGAGGTTTGGCGTCCCGCTGTGCTACGGGGGACCCCACGCAGCATTCTTTGCTGTCAAGGAAAATCTAGTGAGAATGATGCCGGGCAGAATGGTGGGTGTCACAAG AGATGCAAGTGGGAAGGAAGTGTACCGGCTTGCTTTGCAAACGCGAGAGCAGCATATCAGGAGGGATAAAGCTACCAGCAACATCTGCACAGCACAG GCTCTTCTGGCTAATATGTCAGCCATGTTTGGGATATACCACGGGTCTGATGGACTAAGGCATATTGCAAGACGAGTACACAATGCTGCCCTAATCTTGGCTGAAG GTCTCAGGCGAGCTGGTCATAAACTACATCATGATCTGTTCTTTGATACCTTGACGATCACGTGTGGATGCTCAGTCAAAGAGGTTTTGGACAGGGCAGCTCTTAGAAAGATAAATTTTCGGATTTATAGTGATGGCAGA CTTGGAGTATCACTTGATGAAACTGTAAATGAGAAAGATCTAGATGACATATTATGGATTTTTGGTTGCGAGTCTTCTTCT GAGCTAATTGCTGAAGGTATGGGTGAGGAAACCAAAGGCATCTTTAGCACCCCATTTAAGAGAACTTCCAAATTCTTGACACACCAGGTTTTCAACAG CTATCACTCTGAGACAAACATTGTGCGGTACATGAAGAGATTAGAAAACAAAGATATTTCCCTTGTTCACAGCATGATTCCCTTG GGGTCCTGCACAATGAAGCTCAACAGTTCAGCTGAACTCACA cCTATTACATGGAGAGAATTTGCCAACATCCACCCTTTTGTTCCTCTGGATCAAGCTCAAGGGTATCAGCAGCTTTTCAAGGATTTAGAGAAGGACCTATGTGAAATTACAGGCTATGACAAAATCTCCTTCCAGCCGAATAG TGGAGCCCAAGGAGAGTACACAGGCTTGGCTGCAATCAAAGCTTATTTAAATGCCAAAGGAGAACGTCATAGAACC gTTTGCCTTATTCCTAAATCTGCTCATGGTACTAATCCAGCAAGTGCACAAATGGCAGGGATGAAGATTCAGCCAATTGAAGTGGATAAAAATGGGAGCATTGATATTTCTCATTTAAAAGCAATG GTGGACAAGCACAAAGAGAACTTGGCAGCCATCATGATCACGTACCCTTCCACCAACGGTGTGTTTGAAGAGGAGATTGGTGATGTGTGTGACCTCATTCACAAACATGGAGGCCAAGTTTACTTAGATGGAGCAAATATGAATGCTCAG GTTGGTCTGTGTCGTCCTGGAGATTATGGCTCTGATGTCTCTCACTTAAATCTTCACAAAACCTTTTGCATTCCccatggaggaggaggacctgGAATGGGACCAATTGGAGT GAAGAAACATTTGGCTCCCTACTTGCCTACCCACCCTGTGATCAAAGTACAGCCGGATAAGGATGCATGTCCTTTGGGTACTGTCAGTGCTGCACCTTGGGGTTCCAGTGCTATATTGCCAATTTCCTGGGTGTATATCAAG acaaTGGGAGCAAAGGGTCTGAAGCATGCTTCTGAGATTGCTATACTAAATGCAAATTACATGGCAAAGAGGCTAGAGAAGCACTACAAAATCCTTTTCAGAGGAGCAAGAG GTTATGTAGCCCATGAATTCATTTTGGATACAAGACCTTTcaaaaaaacagcaaacatCGAGGCTGTAGATCTTGCTAAAAGGCTTCAGGATTATG GTTTTCATGCTCCAACCATGTCCTGGCCAGTGGCAGGGACGCTTATGATTGAACCTACAGAGTCTGAAGACAAAGCAGAGCTGGACAGATTTTGTGATGCCATGATCAGTATACGGCAGGAAATTGCTGAAATAGAGGAGGGCAGGATGGACCCCCAAATTAACCCACTAAAG ATGTCACCACATACTCTGAACTGTGTCACTTCTTCCAAGTGGGATCGTCCTTACTCCAGAGAAGTGGCAGCATTCCCACTG CCATTTGTGAAGCCTGAAAGCAAGTTTTGGCCCACAATTGCTCGCATTGATGACATATATGGTGATCAACATCTGGTTTGCACCTGCCCACCGATGGAAGCCTATGAATCTCCATTTTCTGAACAGAAGAGAGCATCTTCCTAA